From a single Candidatus Poribacteria bacterium genomic region:
- a CDS encoding transposase, translating to MRNTTHKLFKDKTLRHLRDACNICGVVRNHFLALCMRYYRRYGKGVSYRKMSAHLTKLKKLEKYKHWNIPYAWSLQ from the coding sequence ATGCGAAACACGACACATAAACTTTTCAAGGATAAAACGTTACGTCATTTGCGCGACGCGTGTAATATCTGTGGCGTTGTGCGGAATCACTTCCTTGCCCTCTGTATGCGATATTACCGAAGATATGGCAAGGGAGTGTCCTATCGCAAAATGTCTGCCCATTTGACGAAACTCAAGAAACTTGAGAAATACAAGCATTGGAATATCCCTTACGCGTGGTCATTACAAAA